Part of the Paenibacillus sp. FSL R7-0273 genome is shown below.
AAACAAGTGAACCTCCGGCCAGCAGCAGCATTGTTCTCCCCAGCGACAGAATGTCCAGCAGTTTTCCACGCAGCCTGCCGATATTCCATAGCTGAAACCATTTTCTGTTCATTATTGTTATGTCCTCCTCCAGCCCTTTGTAATCTCTTATACTTCAAATCTATGAGCGGGAGGAGAATAGTAGAACTCAAAGAGAGAGGGAATAATAGAGCAAAGTGTTACACCGGGTTTACGCCGGGACGAGGCTGCTTCTTCACAGACAGACAGCCCGGATAAGCTGCCGCCGGGCAGTTTATCCGGGCTGTCTGTTTTCAGATGAAATCAGTGTGTATATGCGCCGACATTTCCCGGATCGACCGCATCATGCAGCGCCGCATTCAGGCCGCTGGCTACAATGTTGGCAATTTCTTCAATGAATTCATCAATTTCCTTCGGAGTGACAATAAGGTCATGCCCGAGGGGCTCCAATACCTCTTTTACCAGCTGCAGCCGTTCATGCTCCGAGATGTCGTCCAGCATGCCCATGATCTCCTTAGTATGTGCACCGCCGTCAGCCATCTGGCCGAAATGATTGCTCATCATCTCCAGCACATTATTAACGATTGTAGAAGCATAGCAGACTGTAGGCACACCGATGGCAATGCAGGGAACGCCCAGAATCTCCCGGGTCAGTCCGCGGCGTTTGTTCCCGATGCCTGAGCCGGGATGAATGCCGATATCGGCAATCTGAATCGTCGTATTGATCCGCTCAAGCGAGCGGGAGGCCAGCGCATCGATGGCGATAATCAGATCCGGCCTGGTCCGGTCCACGATCCCCTGAACCACCTCGCTGGACTCTATGCCAGTCAGTCCAAGCACACCCGGAGCAATTGCGCTGACATTGCGGTACCCCGGAGAGACCTGGTCAGGTACAAGCTCATAGAATTGCCGAGTAATCAGCGCATTTTCCACTACCAGCGGACCCAGTGAATCCGGCGTAACATTCCAGTTGCCGAGGCCGACAATCAGCACCGAGGAATTCTTGCTGATGCCGATCCGGCTCAGAAACTGTTCAAATTCACGGGCGAATACGACCGCCACCTTTTGCTGAAGCCCGGTATCCCCGCCGCGCAGAGCCGGAACCTCCAGCGTCACGTAATTCCCGAGCGCCCGGCCGATCGCCTGGGAGCCAGCAGCAGTAGCCACACCAAGCCGCGTAACCTTGATTCCGTCCGCTTCCTCTACCTCTTCATTTACACCGGGGATAGGTGTTTTTTGCGGCCCCTGGGCAATTTCCTTGGCCTCCACCGCAAGGTCCGTGCGCACTGAATACAGCTGAAGATCCAGTTCCATCCTAGTTCAGCCTCCTAAAAGTTTTGTGAGCACATGCTTCATGAGGGGAGCCTCGTACAAAACTCACTTCGGAAGCATATGCTTAAGTTTTGTGAGCATAGTCTTCCGCGAGTCTTCTTCGTACAAAACTCGCTTCGAAAGCATACGCTTAAGTTTTGTGAGCATAGTGTGCGGGAGAAGCGCGGTGTTTATGCAAAAGAATACGGAGAAATCACGCAGCCAAGTAATCTTCCGGCCGGTTTATTTAAGAAGACAGAGCATCCAGCCATCCTTCCGGTGTCCTCCGGGTGTATCCGCAGGGTATTTCAATAGCTTTTAGTGTTGCATTTTGCCCCTCGGCATGCTAAGATATTTTAAGTTGTGAATCATTTGATGATTTCGAATGTCTTCCAGGAGGTGAATGCAATGCCAAATATCAAATCCGCGGTTAAACGCGTCAAGACGATCGAGAAACGTCGTGCTCTGAACGCTTCCCAGAAGTCCGCGCTTCGTACAGCTGTGAAAACTGCTGATGTAGCTCTGACTGGAACGGAAGTTGAAACTGCTCAAGCTGCTATCCAAGCTGCTTCCAAAAAGCTGGACAAGGCCGTAACTAAAGGTCTGGTTCATAAAAATGCGGCTGCCCGCAAAAAATCCCGCTTGGCGAAGAAATTGAACGCTCTTAAGGCTCAAGCCTAATTAGCGACTTTCATAGTGAGCACTATAAGAACCTGACCGATATGCTGCATACGGTTAGGTTTTTTTGTGCCCTCTTTGCATGCGGCTTGCCCGCAGCAAAAGAGCCTGCCTTATACGCTGAATCAGCGGATAGGGTAGGCTCTTTTTGCGGGGCGGTGCCGGACAACGTACAGAACAGCAGCATTCCGGCACTATGCGCCAAGACGCAGCATAAACATCTCCAGCCCGAGCACCTTGTCGATGGCTCCGGTCTTCATCTGGTAATCAAGATCAGCCAGGCCGCTAAGGATCTGGCGCAGCCGCCGGCTGTCAAATTTGCGGGCCTGCTCTCCGGCCAGCTTGACGGCATACGGGTGCACTCCGATCTGTGAAGCGATCTGCGCCTGCGAATAGCTGAGCGCAGACAGGTCCTTGACCTGCAGGATGATCCGGAACTGCCGGGCGATCAGCGCAGCAATCTTAATCGGCTCCTCGCGCTGCTTCAGCAGCTCATACAGCGTACCAAGCGCTTTGTCCAGGCGCAGGTTAGCAATATCCTCAACCAGCGTGAACACATTCTGCTCCGTGCCGCGGTGCACAAGGCTGTCCACTGCTGCAGAGTCTACTGTCCCGCCGGCTCCGGCGAATAGCGACAGCTTGTCCATCTCCGCAGACAGGCCCTGGAGGCCGGTGCCGGCACTGGCTATCAGCGCCTCGGCAGTTCCCGGCGCCACAGCACAGCCGCGGTCCTTGAAGCCCTTCTCAACCCAGCGCAGCAGCTCTTCTGCACCAAGCGGGTTGAAGGCCAGCACCGTCCCGGCCGCCTTAGCCGCCTTGACGATCTTTTTGCGCTCATCCAGCTTGTCATTATTCACAAGGAACACAATGACGCTAAAGTCGGCAGGCGCCTGTATATAATCGCTCAGCAGCTCAACGCGGTGTTCAATTTTGGCACTTTCCTTGCCCGCAGTAAACAGCGAGGCATCCCTCACCAGCAGCAGCTTGCGCTCCACCATGAACGGAACGGTCTCCGCCTCTTCCACCACCGCCTGTACGGGCGTCTCTGACAGATCGAAGGGAATTACTGCAAAGTCACGGTCCTCCTTGGCGATCAGGTGATCCTCCAGGAAGGCCGCAAATTCATTCATCCGGAATTTCTCACTGCCGTAAAGCACATATAGCGGTGAAATTTTTCCCTGCTTAATGTCTTTGGCCGCCGTTTTGGCATCCATCCTGCCACTTCCTTTTCCATTTCAATTCGGGTAATCCTCCAGTACACACATGTCTCTAGTTTAACAGAAAACAGGCTCCATTGGTGGTGCTTAATACTTTTAGTACTTACCTGCCGCCTAATTCCGTTATATTCCTGCTTGGCAGCCGCCAATTTTCACACGGGCCGGCGGCTAATGAGAAAATGCAAAAACGGAGCAACCTCGGCAGCCAGGGCCAAAGTTGCTCCGTTTCAGCGGCGCATCTATATAAACGGCGGAAGCAAAGGCTCTAGAAACCCCGCCTCCGTCGGTCATACCGATGGAACTCGCAAATCGTGTAATTCCTGTCCTCTCACCCTAGCATATTCGGGTTCTCCCCAAAACGTTCCACCGGAGTAATTATTTATTGGCCGGAGCCGTACTTGCCGGTGACGGGCCCGCATTCGCCGGAGTGCCCGGTGAAGCAGACGGCTCCGCAGTGGCCTGGGCAGCAGGCGCTGAATACACCTCAGTAACCTCCGCACCATCCTGCATCGTTACATAGGTGAATTGCAGGCTGTCCCCAGACCAGGCACCTGATACCCAGGTCCCTGCCAGCGGCAGCGAGGTTAATGCTATCCGTTCTTCCGGCTGTCCCTCTGCAGGCAGGCTGTAGATTACCAGCTGCTGTCCGGCAAGCTCAGCGGCATAACGCCCGTCCGGCGAGCTCCATGAGCCGTGAGATGATACAAGCGCCGGCAGCAGCCCCATAACACCAGCCTCCGGAGCAGCCGGAGGCTGCAGCGGCTCCTGCGCCCGTGTGTCGCCCGTACCGGCAGACTCTTCAGCAGCATCGCCGCTGAATATCTGGGCATCTGACGCGCTATTGTTGTTCCGGCTTCCTTCCCTGGCATCCGCCCTTGGAGCCGGGGTCGCTGCCTGCGTGCTGCGCGTAACCGGAGCATTCTGCTTAGCTGAAGTGGAATTATCCGTTGCAGCAGGGGCATCAGCACCGGCTCCATACGGAGCCACTTCAGCTGCAGATGGAGCAGCCGTATCTGCGGCACCGCTGTTGCCGGCATCTGCCGGTTCAGTAGCCTGAATCTCCATCTGGTACATCGAAGCATTGCCGGACCCATCTGCAGTCGCAGCCGTATCCGAATTTTCCGTTGCCATCTTGCTCAGCGGCTCACTGCTTGAGGCTGTATCAGCCGCCTGGTTCAGCGACATCTCCACATCAGCCGACGGCAGGCTGTCCGGCATATTAAACACGGCGAACAGTAATATAATAGCCGCAGCAACTGCACCTATGCCTGTCCGTGTTGCCATGGAGGCTGCTCTGGAGGTACCTTTTGCAGCTTTACCGTGTATATTTTTACGTGTCATCGGAATGACTTTGCCTTCTTCTTCCTGGACCTCTGCACTTGAGCCCTGAACTCCGGAATCCAATCTCTCCAGCTGAGGCAGAATCGAGTCAACCAGACTAAAAGGAGGCTTAACATCCGGCAGCTGCTCCAATTGCTCAGAGAGCATAGTCAGCCGGTCAAAGACTTCCGCGCAGGAAGGACAATTATCGATATGGCGGTACATTTCCACAGTCTCTTCGGGACTGAGATCATGATCCAAATAGCGGTGCATCCATTCCGTCACCTCCGTACACTTCATCCTGATACACCACCTTTCTGATACTCCTGAAGTCTATTTTGCAGCTGCTGCCTGGCCCGGAACAGGTAGGATTTCACCGTGTTGAGTGGCAGGTCGAGACAGTCTGCAATCTCGTTGTAAGAAAAATCCTGCAAATACCTTAGTACAATCACCGTCCGGTGATGCTCCGGAAGCTGGTCAATCGCCTCGCGGATATCCTCCGCCAAATAACCGGACATGACCTCGCGCTCTACATTATGTTTATTATCCTGGAACACCATTTCGTGCTCATCGATAGAAACAGTAGGCTTCGATCTCCTGAATTTGTCGATACAGATGTTGGTCACGATCCGCTGAACCCATGTTTTGAACTGGGCTTTTTCCTCATAGGAATTAATTTTGGTATACACTCTGATAAGTGCTTCCTGTGATGCATCCAAAGCATCCTGTTCATTATGCAAAATGTAGAAGGCCGTCTTATACACATGTCCTTCAATTTCCCGCAATAGGGTGATTAGAGCGTCGCGATCGCCCGCTTGAGCGGCTCTGATGAGTCCCTGCTCCACCACGAAGGTTCCCCCTCTCTATGCAATCTTACTGACGCGCAAGACTGCGGATTTGTTGCAAGCCTGTGATCAATATTTTAAAGATACCAAACTTTACATAATACGTCTCGACCCGCCACCGGTTCCGTTCCGCGGCAAGTCCCTAAACCGCCCGTAATCCTTACTAAGCATACAAGGGAAGCGCTGAATCTTCAAATACTCTTTTACAGAAGTTTATGACAAAACTGAAATCAAATAGGCCGCCCGCCGGGTACGATTACCGGAGACAGCCTGCTTTATTTATACATTATAGTATTACACAGCATCAGCACAGCATAGTTGTCCTTGCCGTCGTCATCCACCACATAGATTTCGCCCTGTTCAAAAAGCTGCGGATTGTTATGGTTACGCTGCAATCTGTACAATTGTCCCGCCGTCACCCTGCAGCCCCGGACTGCAGAGATAATCTGCACAAATTCAGCCTCTTCTTCATTAATCGTCCGGTACAGCGTCCTCTGCTTATCATTCCCGGGCATAGCGGCCCCCTCCATCTCCATTGGCAGTCTGCCGGCTTACAGCAGACCGCCCCGCTGCTTACTATGTAAGTATTGCCCGGAACCGGAGGAAAGCATCTCTGTTTTCATTTAGATGTAGGAAAAAAATAAAAAACTGCCTCGCCTTATAAAAAGGCAGGGCAGTCCAAGGGATTATTGTTCTATAATTGCCCGTGCTGCTATCAGCTGTTACAGGCCTTTAACCTCTTTGTATTTGGCAACATACTGTGCAGCCAGCTCTGTAATCTGGTCATAGCGGCCTTCCTTGGCCGGAGCGGTTAGATTGCCGCCGATACCGACAGCGATACAGCCGTTCGCAATCCATTTGCCCATGTTGTTCAGATCCACGCCGCCGGTAGGCATAATGTTAACATGTGGCATAGGGCCTTTGACTGCCTTGACATAGTCCGGTCCGAACGCGCTGCCCGGGAACAGCTTCAGCACATCCACGCCGAGCTTCAGCGCTTCCTTCATTTCGTTCAGCGTCATGCAGCCGGGCATGTAAGGAATACCGTATAGATTACACATTTTGGCGGTTTCTTCTTCAAAAGAAGGGCTCACCACAAATTCCGATCCTGCCAGGATTGCAATCCGGGCGGTCAGCGGATCAAGCACGGTACCTGCACCGATTACAGCCCGGCTGCCGTATTCAGCCACCAGGCGTTTGATCGCCACATCCGCATCCGGAGTCGTAAAGGTAACCTCGATATTGGTCAGTCCGCCCTCGATACAGGCAGCCGACATTTTGAAGGCGTCATCAGCGTTGTCAGCACGGATAACCGCTACTACACCGACAGAGGTAAGGTTTTGCAATACTTTTATTTTCTTCATTTTAAACGTCCTCTCTTAATAAATACGTATTATAAAACAGGTATACATCATAGAACATTTATTTAGATAAACTATTTTATCTCTTTTACTAACATACTCGTGAAGTCTTCTATGGAAATAGTAATAATAATCCCGCTAACAGTCAATACGTTTTTTATCCGAACGGTTACAGGAAAGCTGTTTAGAATAAAAAACCCTTATAGATAAAGGGATTTTTCTCACTTCACATTTTAACACTGAAAATTCACAGGTTAGAATGAGTGAAGTCTTATTGAACAAAACCGATTTATGTGATAATTTCAAGTTACTAATCATTATACAGGGAATCTAAGGATTGCCCTGGGGAGGAATATGAAGATGAGCAAACAACTTAGTGCCGTCACTTTTGGCGAGCCGATGGCGATGTTTTATGCAAATGAAGCAGGACCGCTGCATGAGGCAACCTCGTTCTCTAAGGCGCTGGCCGGAGCAGAAAGCAATGTGGCAACCGGTCTGTCCCGCCTCGAACACACAACCGGATATGTAACCAAGCTGGGTGAAGACAATTTCGGGCAATTCATTGCCATGGCCCTTAACAAAGAAAATATCGATACAGACAGCATCACTTATACCAAGGAAGCTCCTACCGGAATGCTGATCAAGTCCAAGGTGCTTACCGGCGACCCTAAGGTTGAATATTTCCGCAAAAACTCCGCCGCGTCCAAGCTGAACCTGGCTGACTTCGACGAGGCCTATTTTGCTTCCGCCGGCCATCTGCATGTAACCAGCATTTCTTCCGCACTCTCGAAGACCTGTCATGAGTTCTCATTGCATGCTATGGAATTTATGAAAAAGAACGGCAAAACCGTCTCCCTGGACCCGAACCTGCGCCCGACCCTGTGGCCTGACAAGGAGACTATGGTAGCTACCATCAACGATCTCGCCACCCGCTGTGACTGGTTCCTGCCGGGCCTGGGTGAAGGCAAAATTTTGACCGGCCTTGAAACACCGGAGGAAATTGCCGCTTACTATCTGGAACGCGGGGTATCCCTCGTTGTAATCAAGCTGGGCCCTGAAGGCGCTTACTACAAAACGGCTGCCGGAGAAGAAGGCTATGTGGACGGCTTTAAGGTGGAAGAGGTAGTCGATACAGTCGGTGCAGGGGACGGCTTCGCCGTTGGCGTAATCAGCGCCATGCTGGAGAAGCTTACCGTGGCTGAAGCCGTACGACGCGGCAATGCAATCGGTGCGCTGGCCGTTATGTCTCCCGGAGACATGGACGGACTGCCTACCCGCGACAAGCTGGAGAGCTTCATGAGCGCCGGCGTTTAAAAGTTACTGCTGCTGACTGCACGCAGAGAAGCCATTATTCATTTATAAAAAGGGAGTGCTCCAGCGGCGTTATGCCGGGAGCACTCCTCTTTTTTCTTAAAGCTTTTGCAGCGGTAGTTCTCCAGGCATTTAACCCACTCAAGCTACTCTAATCTATACAGAACGTCATTAAGAGACTAACAAACCGTCTCCTGTTCCTGCCTTAGGTAAAGCGTTGAGCAGCGGATAGATCTCTCTTGCCAAAGCGCTAACCTTAGTCAGTCGGTTCGGAGCCAAATGAGTTTTAAGTGTAGTTTGTGCAATTAAAACAGGGGAATTCAGTCATTTTAAGGAGATAACTGTATTCTGTACATCTATTTTTCGCGAAAAACCCGGTTCGGGGCGTTTTTAGCAAATATAAATGTATAGAGTGCAGTTAAACCCTGCAGCGAAGCTAATTAGCCTAGTTTAGTTGCAGAAAGTACAGTTATTTCAACCCGGCTCATTCATGATGCCGTGCAATTACCTACGAAACAGGACAAGTGCATCACCGAGAAGAAGAAGAGGCGGACGCGGACGCCTTTATTTGGTTTTACAGGATCTTCGCTCTGCTTCCCCCAGCAAAAAAATAGCTTTGATGTTGGTCAACACCCCTGCTGATAAAGGACTTTAGCTGTGGAAGCGATAGATTGTCTCCATGTGAGGTTATACAGGTAATTGCGGATTATATAGCAAACTTCTTAATCGCAATAGACATAAGCTTAAATAAGAGGGAAGCTGTGCTCCCCTCCATAAGTAACCTCTAAACTTGTCCAAAACAAACTTTGGGACAGGCAGTACAACTCGCAAATTTAGGACTAAGCAGACGCTAAAAGAATAAACCGTTTTACCCAAAACTCCGTTATACCGGAGGTCGTACAGACTGCCCCTGCTGGAGCGCCGGCGGAAAGCGGTACGTAATCGGAACCGCAGCATCCTGATCCTCGATCAGCGAGAGCATGATCTTCGCCGCCTGCATGCCCATTTCGTAAGCCGGCTGGCGGATCGTTGTAATTGCCGGGTTGTAGATCAGGGCAAACTCGGCATCATCAATGCCGATAACGGACAGGCGGCCGGGAATCGCGACAGATTGGCGGTTCGCGTATTTCAGAATTTCGCCGAGCACAAGGTCATTGGCAGCTACCAGCGCCGTCGGCGGATGCGGCCCGTTCAGCAGCTCATCCAGCGCGGCAGAGATCCGCTCTCTGGGCACGCTGCACATATAACGCTCATTCAAAGGCAGACCTGCCTCCTCCATCGCCTTCTTGTAGCCGCTCATCCGTTCCTTGCGCGGGGTAATGGCGTTCTCCCCGAGCGGCAGCGACAGGATGGCGATAGCCTCATGACCGTTGCGGGTCAGCTCCTTGACCGCTGTCTTGACGGCCATTTCATTGTCCAGCAGCAGGCTCTGGGTCGTTACCCCTTCAACCAGCCGGTCCATGAACACAAGCGGATACTCCGCCTCTATCAGCCGTGTATAAGCCGCAGACTGGTGACCGGTCGGAAAAATAATCAGCCCGTCCACCTGACGCGCTACCAGCGTCTCCACATACGTATTTTCTTTTTCCGAGTTCTCGTCGGCATTGCAGATGATGACCTGAATGCCCCGGCGCTGCAGCTCATTTTCGATCGCCCGGATGCACTGGATTGACAGCGAGTAATCGATATTGGCGACAATGATCCCGACCATATGTGTGCGGTTCTGCTTCAGGCTGCGGGCCAGGCCGTTCGGCTGATAATTCAGCTCCTCGATCACATCGGCAATCCGGTTCTTAGTCGCTTCGCTCATGTATTTAAACCGTTTATTCAAAAATTGTGAGACTGTGCTCTTCGAGACTCCCGCCTTCTGGGCAACATCCTCAATCGTCAGTTTTTTCATCTTTTCCGCTCCACTCCGCATAAAAAAGCCATACCTTTGATATTATCAAAAGTATAGCTTTTTTTTAGTAAATTATCCAGATGAAATGAACTAAAGTTTTTTCTTTATTGTGGAGGCATCGATCTTCTCCCCGTATTCCTCATACCACCAGTCATAATACCACTGCTCACCGGTTGCAATACTGATATCCACTGTCCGTTTTTCACCGTTAACCTCATAATGAGCCACATAATACTCTTCCTCAGTAGTAATGGACAGCTCACCGTAATGCACTTTGGTTGGCCGCTTTTTCTTTTCTGTAGTAACTGTTTCCGGAAGCACATCACTCTTCCCGGTTGTTATATCGTACAGCTTGCTGTGCTGAATAAAACCGCCATTCCCGGCCTCTTTATAATCAACCAGCAGCAGCTCATTCCGATCCGGATCAGCAGCAATAAATGCATGATCAAGACTATAATCAGAGGAATTTAATGTAAAGAGATCAGACGGAGCTGTCACATCACCTGCAGAGGCTTTTTTGAGATCCAGGACAGATATTTTACCGGGACCTCGTGTTTTCACCTCACCGACCGTATAAGCTCCATTGGTAAATACCAGATAATCTCCCGCACTGAAAAGGTAGCCCAGAGCAAAATAAGTCTGTGCCCCGCCCGCATACAAAGGAAATGTATACAGTCTTTGGGCGGATTCTGCCGACAGCTCGGTATGCCCCTTAGGAGTCAGATAGAGAGTATAAGGCTCTGTATTCCGGGTGTATCCGGGTCTGAGATAATCAACCTTTGGCGGCGGCGGTGACCAGACAATCCCCAGCGGAGTATCCACTGCCTGTGCAGAGCTTTTATCCCTGTCCATGGGCAGTGACATCACATACTTCAATCCGCCGAGCTCAAAATTCACCTTGCTGTAGTATCCCGTTCTCTTCTGCGCAGCAGGTGAAGGAGAAGGGGCGGCCGGTACAGATGGCTGGACTGCAGCACCGCTTTTGTTGTTCCAAATGGCCTGCGGACCCTCACCGCTTTCTCTCCCGCCGCCCGCCAGCGGCCACATCAGCGCACCAACCAGCATAACCGCCGCTATACCAGCGATGCCAATACGTCTGCGTGAAGTAGCCTTCTCCGTCCCGGCACGCCGCTCAGCGGCAAGCTCAATCCGGGCCATCAGCTGCGGGGTAAATCCTTCTTCTGTGAACGGGCCTCGTCCGGCCTCACGGTACCATTCAGGCTTCGCCGTCATTACCTTCGTCTCATCCTCTGACAGTCTGTGCTTCATCGCTCATCCTCCTCCAGCGCTTTTCTCATTTTCTCCCTGGCCCGGGACAGCCGGGATTTCACAGTCCCTTCCGCTACACCGAGCAGCGCCGCCGTTTCTGAGGTGGACAGCCCCTGCTGTATCTCCAGCATCAGCACCTCCCTGTGCTTATCCGGCAGCTCCATAATCAGCTCCCAGATGCGGTTAACATACTGCTTGCTCAGCGCCTCTTTTTCGGCAGACCCTGCTTGTCCGGGAGACTGATTCTTCCCTAGCGGAATGAAGCGGTGCCAGAAGCTGTTTCGTCTCCAACTGAATGCAGTGTTGCGGGTAATGGTCAACAGCCAGGTTTTTAGTGTAGCGCTGCCCCGGTATTTGGCGATATTGCGGTGCGCCTTCAGGAACACCTCCTGGCTGATGTCATTCGCCTACTCCCGGCTGCCGCTCAAAAAATACGCATAATTCCATACATCCCGCCCGTAAGTCTCCATCATTTCCCGCAGCGTCATGGACGGCGCATAGGCTACGGCATACGGTAACTCTTCACTGTGCATATTCTCTCTCACCTCTTTGGTCAATAAGACTCTCCGGACTGCATTTGGTTCCCTCTATCTTCCAAAAATGATATTCAGCTCTTAAGCATCGAAAATAATTATGTATTTTAACTTAAAATAATAAATTTTTTACGTTGATTTTATCGTTTCCTTGCGTTGTATCCTGTGTAATACAGGAATATAATAACAGTAATCAGGCATAAGCTGCTGTGTTGTACAGCAACAACGGGGGATTCTTATGAAAAGCAAAAAGGTAACGCTGACCCAGATCGCAAAAGCGCTCGGGCTGTCTCCGGTGTCGGTCAGCAGAGCGCTGGCGGATCAGGGCGGCATCAGCGAGGAAATGAAGGCCAAGATTGTGGAAAAAGCGGCGCAGATGGGCTATATCCGGCCCCGCAAGGCAACTCCTCCGAAAATTCTGGTGCTTCACCAGAAGCCTTATCAGCATGACAACAGCAACTTCAGCTACAAGGTTCAAGGCATCGAAAAGGCGCTGCAGCAGGCCGACACGGATTACAGCATTGAATTTGTGGATAAGGAGCACCAGAACAGCCTGGCTTTGCCCTACCGTTTAAGTAAAGGCTACAAGTTCGACGGGGTTATTTTTATCGGGCGGTTTAACAGTGACTATATTTCCTTTATTCATAAGCAGATTCCGGCGCTGATTCTGTATGTCGGTTACTCACCGGCCTATGATTACGACAGTGTGTGGTTCAGCTTCCTGCATGCCGGCTACAAGCAGTGCCAGTATCTGATCGGCCGCGGGCACCGCGCAATCGGCTTTGTTGGGAATCTTAGCGCCTACCGTAACAAGGAAAAGAAAACAGGCATCACCTCCGCACTGGAGGAGCATGGGCTGCCGGCTGACGGGGCGCTTTTTTGGGAGCGTGATGAGGCGCTTGGGAGCAGGCTGTCCGGACTGATTGCCGAAGGCGGGCTGCCGACCGCTTTTATCTGTGAGCATGATTTCACGGCTGTAGAGCTGATCCGCCTACTGCAGGAGCGCGGAATCAAGGTACCCGAGCACGTTTCCATTCTCAGCAGCGGCAACACGGAGATATCCGCTCTTTCAACCCCTCCGCTTACTACAATGGATCTGAATATCGGTTACTCCTGTCAGAGAGTGGTAGCCACATTGCTCAGCCGGATTGCCGACCCGCAGAAGCCTGCGGAGAATATTGCTGTGCTTAGCACTTTTGTGGAAAGAGAATCCGTAAGGAGCATCTGATTCCTATATAGGCAGGTGTATTTTCAAAAGGTGGGATGTTAAATGCAATCCTCTATTTTGCTGCGTTTTTTCAAAGCCCGCAAGACTGATTATTTGATCGGGTTTTCTTTTATGTTCGCCGCTTCCTTTATTCAGACGCTGTTTCCCAAGGTGCTGGGCCGTGCGGTTGATCTGATGAAGGTCAGCGGCTTTGACACCAGACAGGTGCAG
Proteins encoded:
- the gpr gene encoding GPR endopeptidase — its product is MELDLQLYSVRTDLAVEAKEIAQGPQKTPIPGVNEEVEEADGIKVTRLGVATAAGSQAIGRALGNYVTLEVPALRGGDTGLQQKVAVVFAREFEQFLSRIGISKNSSVLIVGLGNWNVTPDSLGPLVVENALITRQFYELVPDQVSPGYRNVSAIAPGVLGLTGIESSEVVQGIVDRTRPDLIIAIDALASRSLERINTTIQIADIGIHPGSGIGNKRRGLTREILGVPCIAIGVPTVCYASTIVNNVLEMMSNHFGQMADGGAHTKEIMGMLDDISEHERLQLVKEVLEPLGHDLIVTPKEIDEFIEEIANIVASGLNAALHDAVDPGNVGAYTH
- the rpsT gene encoding 30S ribosomal protein S20 is translated as MPNIKSAVKRVKTIEKRRALNASQKSALRTAVKTADVALTGTEVETAQAAIQAASKKLDKAVTKGLVHKNAAARKKSRLAKKLNALKAQA
- the holA gene encoding DNA polymerase III subunit delta encodes the protein MDAKTAAKDIKQGKISPLYVLYGSEKFRMNEFAAFLEDHLIAKEDRDFAVIPFDLSETPVQAVVEEAETVPFMVERKLLLVRDASLFTAGKESAKIEHRVELLSDYIQAPADFSVIVFLVNNDKLDERKKIVKAAKAAGTVLAFNPLGAEELLRWVEKGFKDRGCAVAPGTAEALIASAGTGLQGLSAEMDKLSLFAGAGGTVDSAAVDSLVHRGTEQNVFTLVEDIANLRLDKALGTLYELLKQREEPIKIAALIARQFRIILQVKDLSALSYSQAQIASQIGVHPYAVKLAGEQARKFDSRRLRQILSGLADLDYQMKTGAIDKVLGLEMFMLRLGA
- a CDS encoding anti-sigma factor yields the protein MKCTEVTEWMHRYLDHDLSPEETVEMYRHIDNCPSCAEVFDRLTMLSEQLEQLPDVKPPFSLVDSILPQLERLDSGVQGSSAEVQEEEGKVIPMTRKNIHGKAAKGTSRAASMATRTGIGAVAAAIILLFAVFNMPDSLPSADVEMSLNQAADTASSSEPLSKMATENSDTAATADGSGNASMYQMEIQATEPADAGNSGAADTAAPSAAEVAPYGAGADAPAATDNSTSAKQNAPVTRSTQAATPAPRADAREGSRNNNSASDAQIFSGDAAEESAGTGDTRAQEPLQPPAAPEAGVMGLLPALVSSHGSWSSPDGRYAAELAGQQLVIYSLPAEGQPEERIALTSLPLAGTWVSGAWSGDSLQFTYVTMQDGAEVTEVYSAPAAQATAEPSASPGTPANAGPSPASTAPANK
- a CDS encoding RNA polymerase sigma factor; translated protein: MVEQGLIRAAQAGDRDALITLLREIEGHVYKTAFYILHNEQDALDASQEALIRVYTKINSYEEKAQFKTWVQRIVTNICIDKFRRSKPTVSIDEHEMVFQDNKHNVEREVMSGYLAEDIREAIDQLPEHHRTVIVLRYLQDFSYNEIADCLDLPLNTVKSYLFRARQQLQNRLQEYQKGGVSG
- a CDS encoding bifunctional 2-keto-4-hydroxyglutarate aldolase/2-keto-3-deoxy-6-phosphogluconate aldolase; this encodes MKKIKVLQNLTSVGVVAVIRADNADDAFKMSAACIEGGLTNIEVTFTTPDADVAIKRLVAEYGSRAVIGAGTVLDPLTARIAILAGSEFVVSPSFEEETAKMCNLYGIPYMPGCMTLNEMKEALKLGVDVLKLFPGSAFGPDYVKAVKGPMPHVNIMPTGGVDLNNMGKWIANGCIAVGIGGNLTAPAKEGRYDQITELAAQYVAKYKEVKGL
- a CDS encoding sugar kinase, giving the protein MSKQLSAVTFGEPMAMFYANEAGPLHEATSFSKALAGAESNVATGLSRLEHTTGYVTKLGEDNFGQFIAMALNKENIDTDSITYTKEAPTGMLIKSKVLTGDPKVEYFRKNSAASKLNLADFDEAYFASAGHLHVTSISSALSKTCHEFSLHAMEFMKKNGKTVSLDPNLRPTLWPDKETMVATINDLATRCDWFLPGLGEGKILTGLETPEEIAAYYLERGVSLVVIKLGPEGAYYKTAAGEEGYVDGFKVEEVVDTVGAGDGFAVGVISAMLEKLTVAEAVRRGNAIGALAVMSPGDMDGLPTRDKLESFMSAGV
- a CDS encoding LacI family DNA-binding transcriptional regulator, translated to MKKLTIEDVAQKAGVSKSTVSQFLNKRFKYMSEATKNRIADVIEELNYQPNGLARSLKQNRTHMVGIIVANIDYSLSIQCIRAIENELQRRGIQVIICNADENSEKENTYVETLVARQVDGLIIFPTGHQSAAYTRLIEAEYPLVFMDRLVEGVTTQSLLLDNEMAVKTAVKELTRNGHEAIAILSLPLGENAITPRKERMSGYKKAMEEAGLPLNERYMCSVPRERISAALDELLNGPHPPTALVAANDLVLGEILKYANRQSVAIPGRLSVIGIDDAEFALIYNPAITTIRQPAYEMGMQAAKIMLSLIEDQDAAVPITYRFPPALQQGQSVRPPV